AGTTTTTGTAAGTGTTACGTTGgaaatattttatagtttttaaatttgatttaaaatgatGTATGTATTACATTTCAAACTTGTGAAAATCTATTTTAGCATATGATGAAATAGGGAAAGTTACATACACTAACAGAGGAGATGATTTCTTCCTCGCATTTTTACACTAATTAACAAAGCTACGTATACTTCAaactataataacaataatattaatattttagtgCAAAAGCATAGAAAGATATTCAATGGGGAAAAACAATGGGGGATCCCTTTCCCTTGGCATGGTCATCTGCTTCTAATTCATCCTCCATGCCATCCCCTTCATCCCATTCCACTTTGTTCCCGTTCTCAGTTGATCCAAAAGCCCAAATACATAGCAAGTAATAGAAGACATTAATCACACTAAGAGCTGTAAGAAGCCAATAATAATAGTCATAATGACCCTTATTAAGGCTATTTGACACCCAGCTCACTCTTCCATGTGTTTTGGTCACCTTATTCAATATACTAACAATAAGACTCCCAATCAAGTTCCCCACTGCCATGCCAAGGGTAAAAAGAGCCACTCCAATGCTGGCCATGCTCTTAGGGAACTGCGAGTAGTAGAACTCTATCTGCCCAATTGCGTTGAGTCCCTCGGCTAACCCAATCAGGCAGTGCTGTGGCACCAACCACATGGCACTCATGTGCACCACCCCATAGGGATTATCAGCCAATCCTTGTCTTATTGCCGCAGCTCGCCGCTTGCTCTCCACCAACCCTGCCACCGCTGTTGCCACGCAGGATATTATTAAGCCGAACCCCATTCGTTCTTTTAGGCTGAGTCCTTGTGACCGTTTAGTGAATTTGGATAGCAAGGGAACTACAATTCGATCATAGGCAGCGACCCATATCGTCAACGTGATCATTGCAAACACACCGAAGGAACCCGCGGGGATTTTTAATCCTCCAGGAATTAAGTGCCTGTCCATGGAATTAGCTTGGAGCACCGGGAATGACTGTTGGCTTATGGTTACGGCGATGATGATCCCACTAGACCAAATGGGGAGCACTTTGATCAATGCTTTCAACTCTTCCACTTGTTTGACGGTACATAGATTCCATGGATTTAAAGCCCTCCCATCCATGTCTATGTCCTCGGGGCTTCTAATCATACATGCTTTGTTAAGAAACCTGACATGAAATTTGACATAATCAACTATTTAGTACATTGTTcacaatatatgtatatgtgtgcgCGTGCGAATGTATGTGTATGGTACCTCAATTTTTCTGTGGGTGTAATAAGCTTGGAGCCTTTGTGAAAGTACCATATGGCTCCACCAGATTCCATTGGTGGCAAAACCAAGTCTCTATTGTTCCAAGCGGCTTCCGTGACTTGGGCAAAGCTTGTAAACAAACTCTTATTCGGCATCAACTTG
The genomic region above belongs to Gossypium hirsutum isolate 1008001.06 chromosome D05, Gossypium_hirsutum_v2.1, whole genome shotgun sequence and contains:
- the LOC107915147 gene encoding protein NRT1/ PTR FAMILY 1.1, with translation MASMENPDQTKSGDEEKHVTRKLGGLKTMPFVISNETFEKVASFGLLPNMILYLTNEYHMSIATGANVLFIWSAISNFMPILGAFLSDSFLGRFLVIALGTVTSLIGMSLLWLTAVFPEARPPHCDSPMTESCVKANSAQLAHLFGSFVLMSIGAGGIRPCSLAFGADQLYDPSNPKNKRVMQSFFNWYYASVGLAIMISITVIVYIQDKAGWVVGFGVPVGLMFISTVMFLLGSPLYIKLMPNKSLFTSFAQVTEAAWNNRDLVLPPMESGGAIWYFHKGSKLITPTEKLRFLNKACMIRSPEDIDMDGRALNPWNLCTVKQVEELKALIKVLPIWSSGIIIAVTISQQSFPVLQANSMDRHLIPGGLKIPAGSFGVFAMITLTIWVAAYDRIVVPLLSKFTKRSQGLSLKERMGFGLIISCVATAVAGLVESKRRAAAIRQGLADNPYGVVHMSAMWLVPQHCLIGLAEGLNAIGQIEFYYSQFPKSMASIGVALFTLGMAVGNLIGSLIVSILNKVTKTHGRVSWVSNSLNKGHYDYYYWLLTALSVINVFYYLLCIWAFGSTENGNKVEWDEGDGMEDELEADDHAKGKGSPIVFPH